Proteins from a single region of Flavobacterium sp. K5-23:
- the gcvP gene encoding aminomethyl-transferring glycine dehydrogenase translates to MKTDSFALRHLGPRETDLPKMLETIGVETLDQLIYETIPTDIRLKSPLELEHIMTEYEYANHIRLLGRTNKVYKSYIGLGYHPTIVPPAIQRNIFENPGWYTAYTPYQAEIAQGRLEAILNFQTMVIELTGMEIANASLLDESTAAAEAMALLFDVRTRDQKKNNVCKFFVSEEILPQTLSVLQTRSAPVGVELVVGNHQEFEFSNEFFGAILQYPGKYGQVYDYADFIKKASDSEIKVAVAADILSLVKLTPPGEMGAAVVVGTTQRFGIPMGYGGPHAAFFATKEEYKRSMPGRIIGVSQDANGNRALRMALQTREQHIKREKATSNICTAQVLLSVMAGMFAVYHGPKGLQYIADKVHGMASTLADALNKLGVYQTNTAFFDTIVVKADAQKVKAIAEKNEVNFFYIDDETISISINETILFSDVNEVIAIFAEVLGKEAFEVSEYVLENNYPMLLNRKSEFLTHEVFNKYHSETSMMRYIKKLERKDLSLNHSMIALGSCTMKLNAAAEMLPLSMPYWNTIHPFAPLDQVEGYTKMLKKLEHQLNVITGFAGTTLQPNSGAQGEYAGLMTIRAYHQSRGDDQRTVCLIPASAHGTNPASAAMAGMKIIVTKTMENGNIDVEDVREKAIQYKDQLSCLMVTYPSTHGVFESAIREITQIIHDNGGLVYMDGANMNAQVGLTNPATIGADVCHLNLHKTFAIPHGGGGPGVGPICVNEKLVPFLPSNPLVQVGGEKAITAISGAPYGSALVCLISYGYICMLGAEGITNATKYAILNANYMKARLEEHYPILYSGEKGRAAHEMILDCRGFKVKGIEVSDIAKRLMDYGFHAPTVSFPVAGTLMVEPTESEDVGELDRFCDAMIAIRKEIEESEIDEQNNVLKNAPHTLAMLTADTWTLPYSREKAAYPLEYVSDNKFWPSVRRVDETYGDRNLICSCAPIEAYMEN, encoded by the coding sequence ATGAAAACAGACTCATTTGCTTTAAGACACTTAGGCCCAAGGGAAACCGATTTACCAAAAATGTTAGAAACCATAGGTGTTGAAACTTTAGATCAGCTAATTTATGAAACCATTCCAACAGACATTCGTCTAAAAAGTCCTTTGGAATTGGAGCACATTATGACTGAGTACGAATACGCAAATCACATTCGATTATTAGGTCGTACTAATAAAGTATATAAATCATATATTGGTTTAGGATACCACCCAACTATTGTCCCTCCAGCGATTCAAAGAAATATTTTTGAAAACCCAGGATGGTATACTGCCTACACACCGTACCAAGCAGAAATTGCTCAAGGTCGACTGGAAGCAATCTTAAATTTCCAAACGATGGTTATCGAATTAACCGGAATGGAAATTGCAAATGCGTCATTGCTTGACGAAAGTACTGCTGCTGCTGAAGCTATGGCTTTGTTATTTGATGTTCGTACAAGAGATCAAAAGAAAAACAATGTATGCAAATTCTTCGTTTCTGAAGAAATCTTACCACAAACTTTATCCGTTTTACAAACACGTTCTGCTCCAGTAGGTGTAGAATTAGTAGTTGGAAACCACCAAGAATTTGAATTTTCGAATGAATTCTTTGGTGCGATATTACAATATCCAGGAAAATACGGTCAAGTTTATGACTATGCTGATTTTATCAAAAAAGCGAGTGACAGTGAAATAAAAGTAGCAGTTGCAGCTGATATTTTATCTTTAGTAAAATTAACTCCTCCAGGAGAAATGGGTGCTGCAGTAGTTGTAGGAACAACACAACGTTTTGGAATTCCAATGGGTTATGGTGGACCACACGCTGCTTTCTTTGCTACAAAAGAAGAGTACAAACGTTCTATGCCGGGAAGAATCATTGGAGTTTCGCAAGATGCTAATGGTAACCGTGCGTTACGTATGGCGTTACAAACACGTGAACAACACATTAAACGTGAAAAAGCGACTTCAAATATTTGTACGGCACAAGTATTATTGTCAGTTATGGCAGGAATGTTTGCTGTTTATCACGGTCCTAAAGGATTACAATATATCGCTGACAAAGTGCACGGGATGGCTTCAACACTAGCTGATGCATTAAACAAGTTAGGTGTTTACCAAACAAACACTGCTTTTTTCGATACAATAGTAGTAAAAGCTGACGCTCAAAAAGTAAAAGCAATTGCTGAGAAAAACGAAGTGAATTTCTTCTACATCGATGATGAAACGATTTCTATTTCTATAAATGAGACGATTTTATTTAGTGATGTTAACGAAGTAATTGCCATTTTCGCAGAGGTATTAGGGAAAGAAGCTTTTGAAGTTTCGGAATATGTTTTAGAAAATAATTATCCGATGCTTTTAAACAGAAAATCGGAATTTTTAACGCATGAAGTATTTAACAAATACCATTCTGAAACCAGTATGATGCGTTATATCAAAAAATTAGAACGCAAAGATTTATCGCTAAATCATTCAATGATAGCATTGGGTTCTTGTACTATGAAATTGAATGCAGCTGCTGAAATGTTACCATTAAGTATGCCTTACTGGAACACAATTCACCCATTTGCACCATTAGATCAAGTAGAAGGATACACTAAAATGCTTAAGAAATTAGAGCATCAATTAAATGTAATCACTGGTTTTGCCGGAACAACTTTGCAACCTAACTCAGGTGCACAAGGGGAATATGCCGGTTTAATGACGATACGTGCTTATCACCAATCAAGAGGTGATGACCAAAGAACTGTTTGTTTGATTCCTGCTTCGGCTCACGGAACAAATCCTGCTTCGGCTGCAATGGCTGGAATGAAAATTATCGTTACCAAAACAATGGAAAACGGAAATATTGATGTAGAAGATGTTAGAGAAAAAGCAATTCAGTATAAAGACCAATTGTCTTGTTTAATGGTAACTTACCCATCTACACATGGGGTTTTTGAAAGTGCCATTAGAGAAATTACACAAATCATTCACGACAATGGTGGTTTAGTATATATGGATGGTGCTAATATGAATGCGCAAGTGGGGTTAACAAATCCAGCTACAATTGGTGCTGATGTTTGTCACCTAAACTTACACAAAACATTCGCTATTCCTCACGGAGGTGGTGGACCAGGTGTAGGACCAATTTGTGTAAACGAAAAATTAGTTCCGTTTTTACCAAGTAACCCTTTAGTTCAAGTGGGTGGAGAAAAAGCAATCACTGCAATTTCTGGAGCTCCTTATGGTTCTGCTTTAGTTTGTTTAATCTCTTACGGATACATTTGTATGTTAGGTGCTGAAGGAATAACTAATGCCACTAAATATGCAATTCTAAACGCAAACTATATGAAAGCGCGTCTAGAGGAACATTATCCTATTTTATATTCTGGTGAAAAAGGAAGAGCAGCTCACGAAATGATATTAGACTGTAGAGGCTTTAAAGTAAAAGGTATTGAAGTATCTGATATTGCTAAACGTTTAATGGATTACGGCTTTCACGCTCCTACAGTTTCTTTCCCTGTGGCAGGAACTTTGATGGTGGAACCAACAGAATCTGAAGATGTAGGGGAACTAGATCGTTTTTGTGACGCTATGATTGCTATTCGTAAAGAAATTGAAGAATCAGAAATAGACGAGCAAAATAATGTATTGAAAAATGCACCACACACTTTAGCGATGCTAACTGCTGATACTTGGACATTACCTTATTCAAGAGAAAAAGCAGCATATCCTTTAGAGTATGTAAGTGATAATAAATTTTGGCCAAGTGTTCGTCGAGTAGATGAAACCTATGGTGATAGAAATTTAATTTGTTCTTGTGCGCCTATTGAGGCTTACA
- a CDS encoding M3 family metallopeptidase has protein sequence MSLLTSKFNTKYDTAPFSKIKNEDFLPSFQEGIALAKTEIDAIVQNTEKPTFENTIEALDFSGHILDRISSVFFNLNSAETNDEIQKIAQDVSPLLSEFGNDIRLNADLFAKVKTVFEQKENLNLNPEQTTLLDEKYKSFSRNGANLPEDKKIKLREIDKELSKTSLNFGENVLAETQAFQLHLTDEKELSGLPEGTIEAARSLAKSQEKEGWLFTLDYPSYVPFVTYADNRELRKKMAIAFGSKGFQNNALDNQENVLKIAKLRFDRAQILGYATHAHFVLEERMAESPEKVKTFSHDLLEKAKPAALKEFAELTAFAKKLDGIEQLEKWDGAYYSEKLKQELFNLDDEKLKPYFQLEKVLDGAFTVAQKLYGITFEETFEIDKYHDEVTTYEVKDNNNNLVAVFYADFFPRKGKRNGAWMTSYKSQFIKDGANERPHISIVCNFTKPTETKPSLLTFNEVTTLFHEFGHALHGILANTTYPSLSGTSVYWDFVELPSQIFENWCYEPEALAIFAYHYQTNEMIPIELVKKIKESSNFQEGMATMRQLSFGLLDMGWHAQDPSKITSIKAFENDQFADTQLYPDVTENAMSTSFSHIFQGGYSSGYYSYKWAEVLDADAFEYFQEKGIFNKEVADKFKDNILSKGGTEHPMILYKRFRGHEPSPDALLKRAGLI, from the coding sequence ATGAGTTTACTTACATCAAAATTCAATACCAAGTACGATACAGCGCCTTTTTCAAAAATAAAAAATGAAGATTTCCTTCCTTCTTTTCAAGAAGGGATTGCATTAGCAAAAACGGAAATTGATGCTATAGTACAAAACACGGAAAAACCAACTTTCGAAAACACCATTGAGGCTTTGGATTTCAGCGGACATATTTTAGATAGAATTTCAAGTGTTTTTTTCAATTTGAATTCGGCTGAAACCAATGATGAAATCCAAAAAATAGCTCAGGACGTTTCTCCTTTATTATCAGAATTCGGAAATGACATTCGCCTTAACGCTGATTTGTTTGCCAAAGTAAAAACAGTATTCGAACAGAAAGAGAATTTAAACCTCAACCCAGAACAGACTACTTTACTGGATGAAAAATATAAAAGTTTTTCTAGAAATGGAGCCAATCTACCTGAAGACAAAAAAATAAAACTTCGTGAAATAGACAAAGAGCTTTCAAAAACAAGCCTCAACTTTGGCGAAAATGTCTTGGCGGAAACCCAAGCCTTTCAATTGCATCTTACTGATGAAAAAGAACTGTCCGGTTTACCTGAAGGCACTATAGAAGCCGCTCGTTCTTTGGCGAAAAGCCAAGAAAAAGAAGGTTGGCTTTTCACTTTAGATTACCCAAGTTATGTTCCTTTTGTCACATATGCTGATAACCGTGAACTTAGAAAAAAAATGGCAATCGCTTTTGGATCAAAAGGCTTTCAAAACAATGCTCTTGACAATCAAGAAAACGTGCTTAAAATTGCCAAACTTCGTTTTGACAGAGCCCAGATTTTAGGTTATGCCACTCATGCGCATTTTGTCCTTGAAGAAAGAATGGCCGAGAGTCCTGAAAAGGTAAAAACTTTTTCTCATGATTTATTGGAAAAAGCAAAACCAGCTGCCCTAAAAGAATTTGCTGAATTAACGGCTTTCGCCAAAAAGCTAGACGGAATCGAGCAACTTGAAAAATGGGACGGCGCTTATTATTCGGAGAAATTGAAACAGGAATTATTCAATTTAGACGATGAAAAATTAAAGCCCTATTTTCAATTGGAAAAAGTATTGGATGGTGCTTTTACAGTGGCTCAAAAACTATACGGAATCACTTTTGAAGAAACTTTCGAAATTGACAAATACCATGACGAAGTGACCACATATGAAGTGAAAGATAATAACAACAATTTGGTTGCCGTTTTCTATGCTGATTTTTTCCCTAGAAAAGGAAAACGAAATGGTGCCTGGATGACATCCTATAAATCTCAATTCATAAAAGACGGTGCAAATGAAAGACCACACATTTCGATCGTTTGTAATTTCACAAAACCTACTGAGACGAAACCTTCACTTTTGACATTTAATGAGGTGACAACTTTGTTTCATGAATTTGGTCACGCGTTGCACGGTATATTGGCTAACACTACATATCCAAGTTTATCAGGGACCTCAGTGTATTGGGACTTTGTGGAATTACCAAGTCAGATTTTCGAAAACTGGTGTTACGAGCCAGAAGCTTTGGCGATATTCGCTTATCATTATCAAACAAATGAAATGATTCCGATTGAATTGGTCAAAAAAATTAAGGAGAGCTCCAATTTCCAGGAAGGAATGGCCACAATGCGTCAATTGAGTTTTGGATTACTGGATATGGGTTGGCACGCACAAGACCCTTCGAAAATCACATCAATAAAAGCATTTGAAAACGACCAATTTGCTGATACGCAATTGTATCCAGATGTTACAGAAAATGCAATGAGCACTTCGTTCTCCCATATTTTTCAAGGTGGATACTCGTCAGGATATTACAGCTACAAATGGGCTGAAGTTCTTGATGCGGATGCATTTGAATACTTTCAAGAAAAAGGGATTTTCAATAAAGAAGTCGCCGATAAATTCAAGGACAACATTCTATCTAAAGGAGGAACTGAACATCCTATGATTTTATATAAACGATTTAGAGGACACGAACCTAGTCCAGATGCTTTATTAAAAAGAGCAGGATTGATATAA
- the purE gene encoding 5-(carboxyamino)imidazole ribonucleotide mutase, whose amino-acid sequence MKVAVIMGSISDMPVMQDAIDILKGFDIETEVDIVSAHRTPEKLFDFSKNAHTRGITVIIAGAGGAAHLPGMVASMSPLPVIGVPVKSSNSIDGWDSVLSILQMPGGVPVATVALNGAKNAGILAAQIIGSQNKNVLDKIIQYKTELKEAVDKASDNLKK is encoded by the coding sequence ATGAAAGTAGCCGTAATCATGGGAAGTATCTCAGATATGCCCGTAATGCAAGACGCCATAGACATCCTAAAAGGATTCGACATAGAAACTGAAGTAGATATCGTTTCGGCACATAGAACACCTGAAAAATTATTTGATTTTAGTAAAAACGCACACACTCGTGGCATTACAGTTATTATAGCTGGTGCTGGTGGCGCAGCTCATTTACCGGGAATGGTCGCATCAATGTCTCCGCTACCTGTTATTGGAGTACCTGTAAAATCTAGCAACTCAATTGATGGATGGGACAGTGTGCTGTCTATTTTACAAATGCCTGGAGGAGTTCCAGTAGCAACTGTAGCATTAAACGGTGCGAAAAACGCAGGAATCCTAGCAGCACAAATCATAGGAAGTCAAAATAAGAATGTCCTAGACAAAATAATTCAATACAAAACAGAATTAAAAGAAGCGGTTGATAAAGCTTCTGACAATCTTAAAAAATAA
- a CDS encoding 5-(carboxyamino)imidazole ribonucleotide synthase codes for MNYFSSEFKLGILGGGQLGKMLLFDTRKFDIQTYVLDPSDEAPCKIACNHFFKGDLMDFETVYNFGKKVDVLTFEIELVNLEALERLENEGLKVYPSPKTLKGIQNKGIQKDFYIENNIPTADYKRFNNLTTLQKVVENNEIQLPFVWKCTEFGYDGNGVKVIRKNTDLDNLPNVECIAETMVPFKNELAVIVCRNPSGEIKTYPVVEMEFHPEANQVEYVICPARIDETVAEKARAIALNVSEKFNHVGLLAVEMFQTENDEILVNEVAPRPHNSGHYSIEASYTSQFENHLRAILDLPLGNTDSKVAGIMVNLVGAEGFSGNVIYENIETILEWNGVTPHIYGKKQTRPFRKMGHVTIVNEDIKEARRIAEDVKNTIRVISGQ; via the coding sequence ATGAATTATTTTTCTTCTGAATTCAAACTAGGAATATTAGGTGGTGGCCAATTAGGCAAAATGCTTTTATTTGACACTCGAAAATTTGATATTCAAACTTACGTCCTGGATCCTAGTGACGAGGCTCCTTGTAAAATCGCTTGCAATCATTTCTTCAAAGGGGATTTGATGGATTTTGAAACGGTATATAATTTTGGTAAAAAAGTAGATGTACTTACATTCGAAATTGAACTTGTAAACCTTGAAGCTTTAGAGAGATTGGAAAACGAAGGTCTTAAAGTCTACCCTTCCCCTAAAACACTTAAAGGAATTCAAAATAAAGGAATTCAGAAAGATTTTTATATAGAAAATAATATTCCTACAGCTGACTATAAAAGATTCAACAATTTAACTACTCTTCAAAAAGTAGTTGAGAACAACGAAATCCAATTGCCTTTTGTATGGAAATGTACTGAATTTGGATACGACGGTAACGGAGTAAAAGTTATTCGGAAAAACACCGACCTTGATAATCTACCCAATGTAGAATGCATAGCCGAAACTATGGTGCCTTTCAAAAATGAATTGGCAGTTATCGTTTGTCGCAATCCATCAGGAGAAATCAAGACTTATCCTGTAGTTGAAATGGAATTCCATCCGGAGGCTAACCAAGTGGAATATGTAATATGTCCAGCTCGTATAGATGAAACTGTTGCCGAAAAAGCAAGAGCTATCGCTTTAAATGTTTCTGAAAAATTCAATCATGTAGGTTTATTGGCAGTAGAAATGTTCCAAACCGAGAACGACGAAATTCTCGTAAACGAAGTTGCCCCACGTCCACACAATTCAGGTCATTATTCCATCGAAGCAAGTTACACTTCTCAATTCGAAAACCATTTACGCGCCATTCTAGACTTACCTCTAGGAAACACGGACAGTAAAGTGGCTGGAATTATGGTGAATTTAGTTGGAGCCGAAGGGTTTTCAGGAAATGTGATTTATGAAAACATCGAGACCATCTTAGAATGGAATGGTGTTACGCCGCACATTTACGGTAAAAAACAAACTCGCCCTTTTAGAAAAATGGGTCACGTAACAATAGTAAACGAAGACATCAAAGAAGCAAGACGAATTGCCGAGGATGTGAAGAACACGATTAGAGTAATCAGTGGTCAGTGA
- the hpt gene encoding hypoxanthine phosphoribosyltransferase, which yields MIQLHDKQFVPFISAKEIEFAIAKMVAQIEDDFTDETPVFVGVLNGSFMVVSDFMKGYKKPCEVSFIKLASYEGTSSTDEVKQLIGLNQDLSGRSVVIIEDIVDTGNTLVVLKELFKKQNVKHLRIATLFFKPEAYKKDIKIDYIGVRIPNKFIVGFGLDYDGLGRNLPEVYQLKE from the coding sequence ATGATTCAACTTCACGATAAACAATTTGTTCCGTTTATTTCAGCTAAAGAAATAGAATTTGCAATAGCGAAAATGGTGGCTCAAATAGAAGATGATTTTACTGACGAAACACCGGTTTTTGTGGGTGTTTTAAACGGTTCTTTTATGGTAGTTTCTGATTTTATGAAAGGCTATAAGAAACCCTGTGAAGTCAGTTTTATAAAACTGGCTTCCTATGAAGGGACTTCCTCAACAGATGAGGTAAAGCAATTGATTGGTTTAAACCAAGATTTATCTGGGAGATCTGTTGTTATAATTGAAGATATTGTAGATACGGGGAATACATTAGTTGTTCTCAAGGAATTATTCAAAAAACAAAATGTAAAACATTTAAGAATAGCGACACTTTTCTTCAAGCCAGAAGCATATAAAAAAGATATAAAAATTGATTATATAGGAGTTAGAATTCCTAATAAATTTATAGTGGGTTTTGGTTTAGACTATGATGGTCTAGGTAGAAATTTACCAGAAGTATATCAATTAAAAGAATAA
- a CDS encoding adenylate kinase, translating into MINIVLFGKPGAGKGTQAEFLKEKYKLIHISTGDVFRFNLKNNTELGKQVRVYMDAGDLVPDELTTKMLIDEVNKNLDSNGILFDGYPRTISQAQALDEYLETINSAVTATVALEADDEILIQRLLERGKTSGRPDDQDEDKIRNRYQEYNEKTAPLMDFYKSQGKFYAVNGIGTIEEITERLSLVIDELEVKVKG; encoded by the coding sequence ATGATTAACATTGTTTTATTTGGGAAACCAGGTGCGGGAAAAGGAACACAAGCTGAGTTTTTAAAAGAGAAATACAAATTAATACACATTTCTACAGGAGATGTATTTCGTTTTAATTTGAAAAATAATACTGAACTAGGTAAGCAAGTACGAGTTTATATGGATGCAGGTGATTTAGTTCCTGATGAATTAACGACTAAAATGTTAATTGATGAGGTAAATAAAAACTTGGATTCTAACGGTATTCTATTTGACGGTTACCCAAGAACAATTTCACAAGCACAAGCTTTAGATGAATATCTTGAAACAATAAACTCAGCTGTAACTGCAACTGTTGCGCTTGAAGCGGATGATGAAATCCTTATTCAAAGATTGTTAGAAAGAGGAAAAACTAGTGGCAGACCTGATGATCAAGATGAAGACAAAATCAGAAACAGATATCAGGAATACAACGAAAAAACAGCTCCTTTGATGGATTTTTATAAGTCACAAGGAAAGTTTTATGCAGTGAATGGTATTGGAACAATTGAAGAAATCACTGAACGTTTAAGCTTAGTGATTGATGAATTAGAAGTGAAAGTAAAAGGATAA
- a CDS encoding hemolysin family protein gives MSEISLISARKNRLETAAKKGNKNAQIALDLANSPNKFLSTVQIGITLIGILTGIYSGDKITKDVEAFVRGFEFMALYAHTIAVGLVVVVLTFFSLVLGELLPKRIGLNHPEAIAKAVALPMKMVSIVTAPFIWMLTHSTDFLLNVLNIKPTADGKVTEEEIKAIIKEGTEGGEVQEIEQDIVERVFHIGDRKINSLMTHRKSVVFLPLHATKVQVKEFMLEELHSIYPVYDKDYDDIVGVVNLKSIFANIDKENFNLQHIMTEAPFMMEQTTAYKALERFKKTGIHYSFVSDEYGIFQGVITLNDILEALVGNASDFYKEDFQLLEREDGSWLVDGHYSLHDFLTYFELDELINDYEVTTVSGLIMVELSHIPKQGEKLIWQKFELEVIDMDGVKIDKIMVKSLYK, from the coding sequence ATGTCAGAAATCTCATTGATTTCGGCTAGGAAAAATAGATTAGAGACAGCTGCAAAAAAAGGGAATAAAAATGCACAGATCGCATTAGATTTGGCTAATTCTCCAAATAAGTTTTTATCTACGGTGCAAATAGGAATTACCCTTATCGGGATTCTTACGGGTATTTATAGTGGGGATAAAATCACAAAGGATGTTGAAGCTTTTGTTAGAGGTTTTGAGTTTATGGCTCTATATGCACACACAATTGCAGTAGGTTTAGTAGTAGTAGTGTTGACTTTTTTCTCATTGGTTTTAGGAGAGTTATTGCCAAAAAGGATTGGTCTGAATCATCCGGAAGCTATTGCTAAAGCAGTCGCTTTGCCGATGAAGATGGTTTCGATTGTTACTGCACCATTTATTTGGATGTTGACTCATTCAACTGATTTTTTATTAAATGTCTTAAATATAAAACCTACAGCTGACGGTAAAGTAACCGAGGAGGAAATTAAAGCTATTATAAAAGAAGGTACCGAAGGGGGAGAAGTTCAGGAGATTGAACAAGATATTGTAGAGCGTGTTTTTCATATTGGAGACAGAAAAATAAATTCTTTAATGACCCATAGAAAGTCTGTGGTTTTTTTACCATTGCATGCTACTAAAGTTCAGGTAAAGGAATTTATGCTTGAAGAATTGCATTCTATTTATCCTGTTTACGATAAGGATTATGATGATATTGTGGGGGTTGTTAACCTGAAAAGTATTTTTGCTAATATTGATAAGGAAAATTTCAATTTGCAGCATATTATGACAGAGGCTCCTTTTATGATGGAGCAAACTACAGCTTATAAAGCTTTGGAAAGATTTAAAAAAACGGGTATTCATTATTCATTTGTTTCAGATGAGTATGGTATTTTTCAAGGGGTGATAACTCTGAACGACATTTTGGAAGCTTTAGTTGGAAATGCGTCCGATTTTTATAAAGAAGATTTTCAATTGCTAGAAAGAGAAGATGGATCTTGGTTAGTTGACGGACATTATTCGTTACATGATTTCCTGACTTACTTTGAACTAGACGAGTTGATTAATGATTATGAAGTAACCACGGTAAGCGGACTAATTATGGTGGAGCTTTCTCATATTCCAAAACAAGGCGAAAAATTGATTTGGCAAAAATTTGAATTGGAAGTGATTGATATGGATGGGGTTAAGATTGATAAAATAATGGTGAAATCATTATATAAATAA
- the obgE gene encoding GTPase ObgE → MTEGNFVDYVKIYVSSGKGGKGSTHLHREKFIEKGGPDGGDGGRGGHVFLVGNKALWTLFHLKFARHVKAGHGGDGAGDRSTGADGADKYIEVPLGTVVKDKETGETLFEITEEGEKQILSRGGKGGLGNWHFRSSTNQTPRYAQPGLPGVEMDVILELKVLADVGLVGFPNAGKSTLLSVLTSAKPKIADYPFTTLKPNLGIVAYRDFQSFVIADIPGIIEGAAEGKGLGHYFLRHIERNSTLLFLVPVDTPDIKGEYDILVNELTKYNPEMLDKERLLVISKCDMLDDELKAELKVELDVAFKDVPYMFISSVAQQGLTELKDKLWKMLND, encoded by the coding sequence ATGACTGAAGGGAATTTTGTAGATTACGTAAAAATATATGTTTCTTCCGGAAAGGGAGGAAAAGGTTCAACGCATTTACACAGAGAGAAATTTATTGAAAAGGGTGGTCCCGATGGTGGTGATGGTGGACGTGGTGGACACGTATTTCTTGTAGGGAACAAAGCGCTTTGGACTTTGTTTCATCTTAAATTTGCGCGACATGTCAAAGCTGGTCACGGTGGAGATGGTGCTGGAGATAGAAGTACTGGTGCTGATGGAGCTGACAAATACATTGAGGTTCCTTTAGGAACTGTTGTTAAGGATAAAGAAACGGGCGAAACCTTATTCGAAATTACTGAAGAAGGGGAAAAACAAATTCTTTCTAGAGGAGGTAAAGGAGGACTAGGAAACTGGCACTTTAGAAGTTCTACAAATCAAACACCTAGATATGCTCAACCAGGATTGCCTGGAGTAGAGATGGATGTTATTCTAGAACTTAAAGTATTAGCTGATGTAGGTCTAGTAGGTTTTCCTAATGCTGGAAAGTCAACTTTGTTATCTGTATTAACTTCTGCAAAACCAAAAATTGCTGATTATCCATTTACTACTTTAAAGCCCAACTTAGGTATTGTTGCTTATAGAGATTTTCAATCTTTTGTAATTGCTGATATTCCAGGAATTATAGAAGGAGCAGCCGAAGGAAAAGGTTTAGGACATTACTTTTTACGTCACATTGAACGTAACTCAACACTATTGTTCTTAGTGCCTGTAGACACTCCAGACATCAAAGGAGAATATGATATATTAGTTAATGAATTGACTAAGTATAATCCTGAAATGCTTGATAAAGAACGTTTGTTAGTGATATCTAAATGCGATATGCTTGATGATGAATTAAAAGCAGAACTTAAAGTTGAACTGGATGTTGCTTTCAAAGATGTTCCCTATATGTTTATTTCATCTGTTGCTCAACAAGGATTGACAGAGTTAAAAGATAAGCTATGGAAAATGTTGAATGATTAA